A stretch of DNA from Planifilum fimeticola:
CCTTTCCGAAGCGAAGGAAGCGGGAGCCCCGACCCTCAATTACGGCGTCTTCATCAATCACGTCATCGATTTTCTCATCGTGGCCTTTGCCCTGTTTTTGCTGATCCGGCAAATCAACCGTTTGGCCAACCTGAAGAAGGAGAAGAAGGCGGAGGAAACCAAGGAGTGTCCCTACTGCTTGTCCGCGGTTCCCGCCAAGGCCACGCGGTGCGCCCATTGCACCTCCCATCTGGCTGAAAAGAATGCGGGTTCCGCTCTGGAATAAGGATCTTTCGCCGCCAACCTCACAAAATGCCGCATCGTGCAAGAACCGGGCTTCCCTCGCGGGATCGCCCGGTTTTGCAGATACCCCGCCTGAAAGCCATTTGTCACACGGCAGCGGGATTTCCGACGACTTCCTCCACCACCTCTTCCACCACGTCCAGGCCTTCCTCCAATTGCTCATCGTCAATCACCAAAGGGCACAAGATCCGGATGACGTTGCTGTAAAGTCCCGCTCCCATGACGGCCACTCCCCTGCGGCCGCATTCGGCAACAATCCGTCCGGCCCGTTCCTTGTCCGGCTCTTTGCTTTCGGGATCCTGAACTACCTCAAAGGCGCACATGGCTCCCAATCCCCGGACATCTCCGATGGCGGGGTGCTTCCGGTGCATTTTTTCAAATCGAGATAAGATCCGCCGACCAATTTGGTTTGCCCGCTCCACCAGTCCGCCTTCCAACATTTCAATCACCTTCAACGCCGCCACGCAGCCGAGGGGACTCCCGCCGTAGGTGCCGCCGATCTCTCCGACGCCGGGGGCATCCATGATCTCCGCCCTTCCCGTCACGGCGCTGATCGGAATGCCGGCGCCGATCGACTTGGACATCGTGATGATGTCCGGAACCACCCCGAAGTGTTCCATGGCAAACATCTTTCCGGTCCGCCCGAAGCCGGTTTGCACCTCGTCGGCGATGAACAGGATGCCGTGTTTTTCACAAAGGGCCTTCAACTCCCGGATAAAGAACGCGGAAGGAACGACAAACCCGCCTTCGCCCTGCACCGGCTCAATGATGACGGCTGCCACGTCTTCCGGAGGGACTTCTCTCAGGAAAATGTCCTCGATCTGTCTCAACACCCACCGGTCCACCTCTTCAGAACTCATGCCTCCGGGGGCCCGATAATAATACGGATACGGCAGCTTATAGGTGTCCGGGGCAAAGGGACCAAAACCGTGCTTGTAAGGTTTCACCTTGCTCGTCAGGGACATGGCGAGGAGGGTTCTCCCGTGAAACCCCCGTTCAAAGGAGAGGATCGCCCTGCGCCCCGTGAATTTCCGAGCGATCTTCACCGCATTTTCCACCGCCTCGGCACCGCTGTTCAAAAAGAACGTTTTTTTCGCGTGGGCACCGGGGGTGATCCGGTTCAGTTCCTCCGCCAGTTGGATGTAGGGCTCGTACATCATCACGTGAAAGCAGGGATGGATGTAGCGATCCAGTTGATCCTTCACCGCCTCCACCACTTCTGGGGGACAATGTCCAACGTTGAGACTGCCGATGGCACCGGCGAAATCGATCAGGGTATTCCCGTCCACATCGGTGACCAGGGCTCCTTCCGCCCTTTGAACGAAGACGGGCACGGTGTTAAA
This window harbors:
- the gabT gene encoding 4-aminobutyrate--2-oxoglutarate transaminase; the protein is MEDIGGRKYIRLNTDIPGPRSRELLQRREKHVPRGPFNTVPVFVQRAEGALVTDVDGNTLIDFAGAIGSLNVGHCPPEVVEAVKDQLDRYIHPCFHVMMYEPYIQLAEELNRITPGAHAKKTFFLNSGAEAVENAVKIARKFTGRRAILSFERGFHGRTLLAMSLTSKVKPYKHGFGPFAPDTYKLPYPYYYRAPGGMSSEEVDRWVLRQIEDIFLREVPPEDVAAVIIEPVQGEGGFVVPSAFFIRELKALCEKHGILFIADEVQTGFGRTGKMFAMEHFGVVPDIITMSKSIGAGIPISAVTGRAEIMDAPGVGEIGGTYGGSPLGCVAALKVIEMLEGGLVERANQIGRRILSRFEKMHRKHPAIGDVRGLGAMCAFEVVQDPESKEPDKERAGRIVAECGRRGVAVMGAGLYSNVIRILCPLVIDDEQLEEGLDVVEEVVEEVVGNPAAV
- the mscL gene encoding large conductance mechanosensitive channel protein MscL; translated protein: MLKEFKEFAMRGNVIDLAVGVIIGAAFNKIVTSFVNDILMPPIGLLLGHIDFSNLFIDLSGNSYRTLSEAKEAGAPTLNYGVFINHVIDFLIVAFALFLLIRQINRLANLKKEKKAEETKECPYCLSAVPAKATRCAHCTSHLAEKNAGSALE